From Primulina huaijiensis isolate GDHJ02 chromosome 15, ASM1229523v2, whole genome shotgun sequence, one genomic window encodes:
- the LOC140960500 gene encoding zinc finger CCCH domain-containing protein 41-like, producing the protein MEARVSSQNLGILASDVLSDTGKKETSEGEGEDVERNHKHRKRAAHSQSLAGDSLDHFFTRPYRKRGKPFQNGYCDKGDDMTSGRELLSRFERRCPNQASFSRAHMDLNQRISKNQPLPREAHTVRSRGKEFGAWVPHDYRLGSVDLTSHMFPLGPVPSGLVAGRGMPNIANAQSLSWNAFGLLPGAPNGGLDALHSCGLQAALRPSISPSVNIGIPRKHCRDFEELGFCLRGNLCPMEHGVNRIIIDDVQSLSQFNLPVSLPGSELLGTYSGQGDSLVGGSDVYDPDQPLWTSDNPVTSSLPSLNQFNADKTEPFLDMDPADRPHIEPCEGFDERPVRSATASGSLSTSVWRRIGISKNRLGVKEKKDSEEKEALNADLQGVSPWEKQIKVTDECPQVKEMPLKPYGNFAHDSQKPSHKAVCTLFVNGIPWKDNKRESLLTHFRKFGEIIDIYIPMHSERAFVQFSKTEEAEVALKAPDAVMGNRFIKLRWANRDNIPNDTINSVGLSTTPIGVTLGPDFSYLSDKRKEYPYSAGIKDNSIHMSVSQVPVYDHPRPVSYNGPKTCSIQQKKLEDLELLKEELRKKQEMLDQKRNEFRRQLDKLDKQSTASKAETAISSPRINTVAENVEPAEHASPHSSSTSTAVARERLSLRPSSHPWAPLAPFVANRFKLDNRPTAFKIVSPLPAGLTNAASLEEHFNTYGDLSSVELEESQPKEGNDAPSARGVSARISFATRRSAEKAFVNGKSWKGYPLQFTWFKSNTSAKEGDAPGNPSSHLKSPEVTAAIQNSAASENGEPENVTARSGVESADSSKHSTST; encoded by the exons ATGGAAGCGAGAGTTTCTTCTCAAAACTTAGGCATTTTGGCTTCTGATGTACTCAGTGATACTGGGAAGAAAGAAACCAGTGAAGGTGAAGGTGAGGATGTTGAGCGGAACCATAAACATCGTAAACGGGCAGCACATTCTCAATCTTTAGCTGGGGATTCTCTGGATCATTTTTTTACTAGGCCTTATAGGAAAAGGGGTAAGCCTTTTCAAAATGGTTATTGTGACAAGGGCGATGACATGACTTCAGGGagagagttgctgtcaaggttTGAGAGGAGATGTCCAAATCAGGCCTCATTTTCCAGAGCTCACATGGATTTAAATCAAAGAATAAGTAAAAATCAGCCACTTCCTCGTGAAGCTCACACTGTTAGAAGTAGGGGAAAAGAATTTGGGGCATGGGTCCCACATGATTATAGGCTTGGCTCAGTGGATCTTACATCTCATATGTTTCCACTAGGACCTGTTCCTTCTGGTCTGGTTGCAGGTAGGGGGATGCCAAACATCGCTAATGCACAGAGTTTGTCTTGGAATGCATTTGGACTGCTTCCAGGAGCACCTAATGGTGGGTTGGATGCACTTCATTCATGTGGCTTGCAAGCGGCTCTCAGGCCATCCATTAGTCCTTCTGTGAATATTGGCATTCCACGGAAACATTGTAGAGACTTTGAGGAGCTTGGGTTTTGCTTGAGAGGGAACTTATGCCCAATGGAGCATGGTGTTAATCGTATCATTATTGATGATGTTCAG AGCCTTTCTCAGTTCAATCTCCCTGTTTCACTTCCTGGTTCGGAGCTTCTGGGGACTTATTCTGGACAAG GTGATTCGTTGGTAGGGGGATCTGATGTGTATGATCCTGATCAGCCTTTATGGACAAGTGATAACCCTGTAACTTCATCACTCCCATCACTTAATCAATTCAATGCTGATAAAACAGAGCCTTTCCTGGATATGGACCCTGCTGATAGGCCACACATTGAACCATGTGAAGGATTTGATGAGCGTCCAGTCAGAAGTGCCACTGCTTCTGGATCTCTGAGTACATCGGTGTGGAGGAGAATAGGTATCTCAAAAAATAGATTAGGGGTGAAGGAGAAAAAGGATTCTGAAGAAAAGGAGGCACTAAACGCAGATCTTCAAGGTGTTTCTCCATGGGAGAAGCAGATCAAGGTAACTGATGAATGTCCACAAGTTAAAGAAATGCCTCTTAAACCATATGGTAATTTTGCTCATGACTCCCAAAAACCATCACATAAGGCAGTTTGTACTCTGTTTGTCAATGGAATTCCCTGGAAAGACAACAAAAGGGAATCTCTTCTCACCCATTTCCGGAAATTCGGTGAGATCATTGACATTTATATTCCAATGCATAGTGAACGGGCTTTTgttcaattttcaaaaacagAAGAAGCAGAAGTTGCGTTGAAGGCACCTGATGCTGTAATGGGGAATCGTTTCATCAAACTCCGGTGGGCAAATCGAGATAACATTCCGAATGATACAATAAACAGTGTTGGTTTGTCAACAACTCCTATTGGAGTGACGCTTGGTCCTGATTTTTCCTACCTTTCTGACAAGCGGAAAGAATATCCTTATTCTGCAGGTATCAAGGATAATAGCATCCATATGTCTGTTTCTCAAGTGCCAGTCTATGATCATCCTAGGCCTGTCAGCTATAATGGTCCCAAAACCTGTTCTATACAACAAAAGAAGCTGGAGGACTTGGAACTTTTAAAGGAAGAACTTCGTAAAAAGCAGGAGATGCTTGATCAGAAACGAAATGAATTCCGGCGCCAGTTAGACAAACTTGATAAACAA TCTACAGCTTCAAAAGCGGAAACTGCTATATCATCACCAAGAATTAACACAGTTGCTGAGAATGTTGAACCGGCTGAACATGCTTCACCACATTCTTCTTCAACTTCGACTGCAGTTGCACGTGAACGTTTGAGCTTGAGACCTTCAAGTCATCCCTGGGCACCTCTGGCACCTTTTGTAGCAAACAGATTCAAACTTGACAATCGCCCTACGGCTTTCAAAATTGTCTCACCATTGCCTGCCGGCCTGACAAAT GCTGCTTCTCTGGAAGAACATTTCAATACTTACGGCGATCTTTCTTCTGTGGAATTGGAAGAATCGCAGCCCAAAGAGGGTAATGATGCTCCATCAGCCCGTGGTGTTTCAGCTCGAATCTCTTTTGCAACTCGTCGATCAGCTGAGAAAGCATTCGTAAATGGTAAGTCCTGGAAAGGCTACCCTTTGCAGTTCACATGGTTCAAATCTAATACTTCTGCCAAAGAAGGTGATGCCCCTGGTAATCCTTCATCTCATCTGAAAAGTCCCGAAGTAACTGCAGCCATTCAGAATTCTGCTGCCTCAGAAAATGGTGAACCAGAAAACGTTACAGCGAGAAGTGGTGTTGAATCTGCTGATTCGAGTAAACATTCTACGTCTACTTAA
- the LOC140960502 gene encoding sirohydrochlorin ferrochelatase, chloroplastic-like isoform X2, whose amino-acid sequence MEAAASSAIVFPRKALNGVTEGDGVIIVDHGSRRDESNLMLNEFVDMFREKTKYPIVEPAHMELAEPSIKDAFDLCVQQGAKRVIVSPFFLSPGRHWNKDIPSLTAEAAKEHPGVSYIVTAPLGLHELLVDVVNDRINHCLSHVAGVADECQVCAGTGKCRLYN is encoded by the exons ATGGAAGCAGCAGCATCGTCGGCAATCGTTTTCCCGAG GAAGGCGCTGAATGGAGTTACTGAAGGTGACGGAGTGATAATTGTTGATCATGGCTCGCGTCGGGACGAATCCAATCTTATGCTAA ATGAGTTTGTGGATATGTTCAGAGAGAAAACCAAATATCCTATTGTGGAGCCTGCTCACATG GAACTTGCTGAGCCGTCTATCAAAGATGCCTTTGATTTATGTGTTCAACAAGGAGCGAAACGTGTTATAGTGAGTCCATTTTTCTTGTCTCCTGGAAGACATTGGAACAAG GATATTCCATCTCTAACAGCGGAAGCTGCAAAGGAGCATCCAGGGGTATCATACATTGTTACTGCTCCACTCGGTCTCCACGAACTGCTCGTG GATGTCGTAAATGACAGAATAAACCATTGCTTGAGCCATGTTGCTGGCGTCGCGGATGAGTGCCAGGTTTGTGCAGGAACAGGAAAGTGCCGGTTGTATAATTAG
- the LOC140960502 gene encoding sirohydrochlorin ferrochelatase, chloroplastic-like isoform X1 has protein sequence MEAAASSAIVFPSEIGRVQIRTLRGFVKLRLVPLKREKLRSGLCLATANGGFRKALNGVTEGDGVIIVDHGSRRDESNLMLNEFVDMFREKTKYPIVEPAHMELAEPSIKDAFDLCVQQGAKRVIVSPFFLSPGRHWNKDIPSLTAEAAKEHPGVSYIVTAPLGLHELLVDVVNDRINHCLSHVAGVADECQVCAGTGKCRLYN, from the exons ATGGAAGCAGCAGCATCGTCGGCAATCGTTTTCCCGAG TGAAATTGGGAGAGTCCAGATTAGGACACTTCGTGGTTTTGTGAAATTGCGTCTAGTTCCATTGAAAAGAGAGAAATTACGATCGGGATTATGTTTGGCCACTGCAAATGGTGGCTTCAGGAAGGCGCTGAATGGAGTTACTGAAGGTGACGGAGTGATAATTGTTGATCATGGCTCGCGTCGGGACGAATCCAATCTTATGCTAA ATGAGTTTGTGGATATGTTCAGAGAGAAAACCAAATATCCTATTGTGGAGCCTGCTCACATG GAACTTGCTGAGCCGTCTATCAAAGATGCCTTTGATTTATGTGTTCAACAAGGAGCGAAACGTGTTATAGTGAGTCCATTTTTCTTGTCTCCTGGAAGACATTGGAACAAG GATATTCCATCTCTAACAGCGGAAGCTGCAAAGGAGCATCCAGGGGTATCATACATTGTTACTGCTCCACTCGGTCTCCACGAACTGCTCGTG GATGTCGTAAATGACAGAATAAACCATTGCTTGAGCCATGTTGCTGGCGTCGCGGATGAGTGCCAGGTTTGTGCAGGAACAGGAAAGTGCCGGTTGTATAATTAG
- the LOC140960501 gene encoding pentatricopeptide repeat-containing protein At2g13600-like has protein sequence MTGLLKTGKRLKAYVSKCISQLQHLTEERLTNHGNALHGHLIKMGLASQKYIAVKLLIMYLDWRKSFEIDRMLKEFNGFNLVVHNCLINVNLEWGNINEACRLFDEMPERNEVSWTALISGLLKHGCVDEAMWYFGRNPFLNVFSWTAAISGFVQNRLSFQAIEQYKKMLRSGVLPNEVTFTSVIRTCGDLGDFELGKCILGTTVKIGFENYLSVRNSLITFYLRFGEVDLARRAFDRMEERDVISWTSILDMYVEMGDLSGARRIFYEIPEKNDISWSAMIARFSQNGDAEEALSLFRQMIHHSFKPNVSCYSSVINALASLEALQAGRNIHAHVLKMGMDVNIFVGSALVDLYSKCGNTKAGRLMFDSLSEKNTVCWNSMVSGYSLNGQLAEAKMLFDQIPNKNSISWNSLIAGYVETENFVETFEVFNEMILSGEQPSKSTFSSVLKACASLASLEKGRYAHGKAVKLGFQQDVYVDTALLDMYAKSGSIECSKKIFARMKMKNEVAWTAMIQGLAENGFAEESLALFLEIEETSCVVPNELMLLSVLFACSHCGLIDKGLDYFYSMEKIYGIKPNERHYTSVVDMVARSGRLSEAEKFIENMHCAPEGNVLAALLSGCRMFGDDNLADLTGKKMSTMVETKAGGYVLMSNIYASSGRWMDVLSTRRLMDEKGVKKSGGCSWIEVRNGVHVFYSRDETHPQSAQIHGLLHLLNLQT, from the coding sequence ATGACAGGTCTTTTGAAAACAGGAAAAAGGCTCAAAGCCTACGTAAGCAAATGCATTTCTCAGCTGCAGCATTTGACAGAAGAGAGGTTAACCAATCATGGAAATGCCCTCCATGGTCACTTGATCAAAATGGGCCTCGCATCCCAGAAATACATTGCCGTAAAGTTACTGATCATGTATTTAGACTGGAGAAAATCATTCGAAATAGACCGGATGTTGAAGGAGTTTAATGGGTTCAATTTAGTCGTTCATAACTGCTTGATCAATGTGAATCTCGAGTGGGGTAATATTAATGAAGCGTGCCGGTTGTTCGATGAAATGCCTGAGAGAAACGAGGTCTCCTGGACTGCCTTGATTTCGGGATTACTGAAGCATGGATGTGTTGATGAAGCTATGTGGTATTTTGGGAGAAACCCTTTTCTGAATGTGTTTTCATGGACTGCAGCAATCAGTGGATTTGTTCAAAATAGGCTGAGTTTTCAAGCAATTGAGCAGTACAAGAAAATGCTTCGATCTGGGGTTTTGCCTAATGAAGTTACGTTTACTTCTGTTATTAGGACTTGTGGAGATTTGGGTGATTTTGAATTAGGAAAATGTATTCTAGGGACGACTGTTAAGATTGGTTTTGAGAATTATTTATCCGTTCGCAACTCTTTGATCACTTTTTATTTGAGGTTTGGTGAAGTTGACTTGGCAAGGAGAGCTTTTGACCGGATGGAGGAAAGGGACGTGATTTCATGGACCTCCATACTTGACATGTATGTTGAAATGGGCGATTTAAGTGGGGCTCGCCGAATTTTTTATGAGATTCccgagaaaaatgatatttcttgGAGCGCAATGATCGCAAGGTTCAGTCAGAATGGCGATGCAGAAGAGGCATTGAGTCTATTTAGACAGATGATACATCATTCGTTTAAACCAAATGTGTCGTGCTATTCTAGTGTGATTAATGCATTAGCAAGCCTGGAGGCTTTACAGGCGGGAAGGAATATCCATGCTCATGTGTTGAAAATGGGTATGGACGTGAACATATTTGTTGGCAGCGCACTTGTTGATTTATACAGTAAATGTGGAAATACTAAAGCCGGGCGATTGATGTTCGACTCACTTTCCGAAAAAAACACCGTCTGTTGGAATTCGATGGTCTCTGGTTACAGTTTAAATGGCCAACTTGCCGAAGCAAAAATGCTCTTCGATCAGATACCTAACAAGAATAGCATCTCTTGGAACTCTTTGATAGCTGGTTACGTAGAAACTGAGAATTTCGTTGAAACATTTGAAGTGTTCAATGAAATGATTTTGTCCGGAGAACAGCCGAGCAAATCTACTTTTTCAAGTGTTTTGAAAGCTTGTGCTAGCTTAGCTTCGTTAGAGAAAGGCAGGTATGCCCATGGAAAGGCTGTAAAACTCGGGTTCCAGCAAGATGTTTATGTGGACACTGCTCTATTAGACATGTACGCTAAATCTGGAAGCATAGAGTGTTCTAAAAAGATCTTTGCTCGAATGAAAATGAAGAACGAGGTAGCTTGGACTGCTATGATACAAGGGCTTGCAGAAAATGGATTTGCAGAAGAATCACTCGCCCTGTTCCTGGAAATAGAAGAAACCTCATGTGTTGTTCCAAATGAATTAATGCTATTGTCAGTCCTATTTGCTTGCTCTCACTGTGGTTTAATCGACAAAGGTCTTGACTATTTCTATTCTATGGAGAAGATTTACGGGATAAAACCAAACGAGAGACACTACACGAGCGTGGTGGACATGGTGGCTCGGTCAGGACGACTTTCTGAAGCAGAGAAGTTCATCGAAAATATGCATTGTGCCCCTGAAGGGAACGTTTTAGCTGCCCTTCTGAGTGGCTGTAGGATGTTTGGAGACGATAACTTGGCAGATTTAACGGGTAAAAAGATGTCGACAATGGTGGAAACTAAGGCTGGAGGATATGTGTTGATGTCGAACATTTATGCTTCTAGTGGGAGATGGATGGATGTTTTGAGTACAAGAAGATTGATGGATGAGAAAGGAGTGAAGAAGAGTGGGGGTTGTAGTTGGATTGAGGTTAGGAATGGAGTGCATGTATTTTATTCACGCGATGAAACACATCCTCAATCTGCTCAAATTCATGGGCTGTTACATTTACTCAATTTACAAACATGA
- the LOC140960368 gene encoding isocitrate dehydrogenase [NADP]-like isoform X2: MIVATATLSSPPFLACRNRLSSLIFSNPRFSAGMSFKDPRALFTRLPNASVRYFSAAVSKIQVQNPIVEMDGDEMTRVIWKTIKDKLIFPYLELDIKYFDLGILNRDATDDKVTVESAEAALKYNVAVKCATITPDETRVEEFGLKDMWRSPNGTIRNILNGTVFREPILCQNIPRLVPGWNKPICIGRHAFGDQYRATDTVIRGPGKLKMVFVPENGDVPLELDVHDFKGPGVALSMFNVDQSIRAFAESSFVMALGKKWPLYLSTKNTILKKYDGRFKDIFQEVYQEKWKEKFEEHSIWYEHRLIDDMVAYAMKSEGGYVWACKNYDGDVQSDLLAQGFGSLGLMTSVLLSGDGKTLEAEAAHGTVTRHFRLHQKGQETSTNSIASIFAWTRGLEHRAKLDDNEKLLDFAHKLEAACVETVESGKMTKDLAILTHGPKVSRDMYLNTEEFIDSVAQSLNSKLHDTL; this comes from the exons ATGATCGTGGCAACTGCAACTCTATCGTCTCCGCCATTTCTCGCTTGCAGAAACCGCCTAAGCTCGCTAATCTTTTCGAATCCGAGATTTTCCGCCGGAATGTCGTTCAAGGACCCCCGTGCTCTCTTCACTCGCCTCCCGAACGCCTCAGTTCGCTATTTTTCGGCCGCTGTCAGTAAAATCCAAGTTCAGAACCCTATCGTCGAAATGGACG GCGATGAGATGACGCGAGTCATCTGGAAAACGATCAAAGACAAA TTGATATTTCCGTACCTGGAACTGGATATAAAGTATTTCGATTTAGGTATATTGAATCGCGATGCGACGGATGACAAAGTTACTGTGGAGAGTGCTGAAGCTGCTCTCAA GTACAACGTTGCCGTAAAATGTGCTACAATCACTCCAG ATGAGACCAGAGTCGAGGAATTTGGACTGAAAGATATGTGGAGAAGTCCCAATGGAACAATCAGAAATATATTAAATG GAACCGTTTTTCGTGAGCCTATTTTGTGCCAAAACATTCCTAGACTTGTTCCTG GTTGGAATAAGCCCATTTGTATTGGTAGACATGCCTTTGGTGATCAATATCGTGCTACTGACACAGTCATTAGGGGACCTGGAAAGCTTAAAATGGTTTTTG TGCCAGAAAACGGTGATGTACCACTAGAACTGGATGTACATGACTTCAAAGGTCCCGGAGTTGCCCTTTCTATGTTTAATGTCGACCAG TCTATTCGAGCATTTGCTGAATCATCATTTGTAATGGCCTTGGGGAAAAAGTGGCCTCTCTACTTGAGTACAAAAAATACCATCCTTAAGAAGTATGATGGCAG GTTCAAGGATATATTTCAGGAGGTATATCAAGAAAAGTGGAAGGAAAAATTTGAAGAGCATTCGATATG GTATGAACACCGATTGATTGATGACATGGTCGCTTATGCAATGAAGAGTGAAGGTGGATATGTTTGGGCTTGTAAAAATTATGATGGAGATGTTCAAAGTGATTTGCTTGCCCAAG GATTTGGTTCATTAGGACTCATGACGTCTGTTTTG CTCTCTGGCGATGGTAAAACTTTAGAAGCAGAGGCTGCTCATGGGACTGTGACCCGGCATTTTAGGTTGCATCAAAAGGGTCAAGAAACCAGCACAAATAGTATTGCATCCATATTTGCCTGGACACGAGGCTTAGAACATCG TGCCAAGCTCGATGACAATGAGAAGCTGTTGGATTTTGCTCACAAGTTAGAAGCAGCATGCGTTGAGACAGTGGAATCTGGAAAGATGACTAAAGATCTCGCCATTTTGACTCATGGGCCAAA GGTGTCAAGAGACATGTACTTGAACACTGAAGAATTCATTGATTCTGTCGCACAGAGTCTCAACTCAAAGCTTCATGATACG CTTTGA
- the LOC140960368 gene encoding isocitrate dehydrogenase [NADP]-like isoform X1, whose protein sequence is MIVATATLSSPPFLACRNRLSSLIFSNPRFSAGMSFKDPRALFTRLPNASVRYFSAAVSKIQVQNPIVEMDGDEMTRVIWKTIKDKLIFPYLELDIKYFDLGILNRDATDDKVTVESAEAALKYNVAVKCATITPDETRVEEFGLKDMWRSPNGTIRNILNGTVFREPILCQNIPRLVPGWNKPICIGRHAFGDQYRATDTVIRGPGKLKMVFVPENGDVPLELDVHDFKGPGVALSMFNVDQSIRAFAESSFVMALGKKWPLYLSTKNTILKKYDGRFKDIFQEVYQEKWKEKFEEHSIWYEHRLIDDMVAYAMKSEGGYVWACKNYDGDVQSDLLAQGFGSLGLMTSVLLSGDGKTLEAEAAHGTVTRHFRLHQKGQETSTNSIASIFAWTRGLEHRAKLDDNEKLLDFAHKLEAACVETVESGKMTKDLAILTHGPKVSRDMYLNTEEFIDSVAQSLNSKLHDTVPV, encoded by the exons ATGATCGTGGCAACTGCAACTCTATCGTCTCCGCCATTTCTCGCTTGCAGAAACCGCCTAAGCTCGCTAATCTTTTCGAATCCGAGATTTTCCGCCGGAATGTCGTTCAAGGACCCCCGTGCTCTCTTCACTCGCCTCCCGAACGCCTCAGTTCGCTATTTTTCGGCCGCTGTCAGTAAAATCCAAGTTCAGAACCCTATCGTCGAAATGGACG GCGATGAGATGACGCGAGTCATCTGGAAAACGATCAAAGACAAA TTGATATTTCCGTACCTGGAACTGGATATAAAGTATTTCGATTTAGGTATATTGAATCGCGATGCGACGGATGACAAAGTTACTGTGGAGAGTGCTGAAGCTGCTCTCAA GTACAACGTTGCCGTAAAATGTGCTACAATCACTCCAG ATGAGACCAGAGTCGAGGAATTTGGACTGAAAGATATGTGGAGAAGTCCCAATGGAACAATCAGAAATATATTAAATG GAACCGTTTTTCGTGAGCCTATTTTGTGCCAAAACATTCCTAGACTTGTTCCTG GTTGGAATAAGCCCATTTGTATTGGTAGACATGCCTTTGGTGATCAATATCGTGCTACTGACACAGTCATTAGGGGACCTGGAAAGCTTAAAATGGTTTTTG TGCCAGAAAACGGTGATGTACCACTAGAACTGGATGTACATGACTTCAAAGGTCCCGGAGTTGCCCTTTCTATGTTTAATGTCGACCAG TCTATTCGAGCATTTGCTGAATCATCATTTGTAATGGCCTTGGGGAAAAAGTGGCCTCTCTACTTGAGTACAAAAAATACCATCCTTAAGAAGTATGATGGCAG GTTCAAGGATATATTTCAGGAGGTATATCAAGAAAAGTGGAAGGAAAAATTTGAAGAGCATTCGATATG GTATGAACACCGATTGATTGATGACATGGTCGCTTATGCAATGAAGAGTGAAGGTGGATATGTTTGGGCTTGTAAAAATTATGATGGAGATGTTCAAAGTGATTTGCTTGCCCAAG GATTTGGTTCATTAGGACTCATGACGTCTGTTTTG CTCTCTGGCGATGGTAAAACTTTAGAAGCAGAGGCTGCTCATGGGACTGTGACCCGGCATTTTAGGTTGCATCAAAAGGGTCAAGAAACCAGCACAAATAGTATTGCATCCATATTTGCCTGGACACGAGGCTTAGAACATCG TGCCAAGCTCGATGACAATGAGAAGCTGTTGGATTTTGCTCACAAGTTAGAAGCAGCATGCGTTGAGACAGTGGAATCTGGAAAGATGACTAAAGATCTCGCCATTTTGACTCATGGGCCAAA GGTGTCAAGAGACATGTACTTGAACACTGAAGAATTCATTGATTCTGTCGCACAGAGTCTCAACTCAAAGCTTCATGATACGGTACCCGTTTAA
- the LOC140958274 gene encoding ATP-dependent RNA helicase-like protein DB10, protein MVTAATASSTGIRYAPEDPTLPKPWIGLVDGSTGYVYFWNPETDVTQYERPVAPSMASFVPSHKSLSSSVQKSSHGNRNNGDADDDKYIKVSNGGNGPVKNASGSGSYQTARIRSDYLQNSSNGKTNSGHGSYTSNGADSSLSAESFRIQHEITVTGDLEIQPFTTFEATGFPPEILREVRHAGFSVPTPIQAQTWPIALQGRDIVAIAKTGSGKTLGYLIPGFIHLKQLRNNPMVGPTVLVLSPTRELATQILDEAVKFGRSSKITCTCLYGGAQKGPQLRDLFRGVDIVVATPGRLNDILESRKVSLRQVSYLVLDEADRMLDMGFEPQIRKIVKEVPSHRQTLMYTATWPKEVRRIAANLLVNPIQVNIGSVDELAANSAITQHVEVLSSGHKLRRLEQILRSQEPGSKVIIFCSTKKKCNQLAGALAQQFVAAAIHGDKSQAERDHVLTQFRTGRTPVLVATDVAARGLDIKDIKVVINYDFPNGIEDYVHRIGRTGRAGATGVAYTFFCSDDAKHAAALVKLLEGANQHVSVEIRDMAASRGGVAGKSRHQFGSGPRRLNDSTLGERNGARSSFGMSVLADNRGGGRDSDYRHDRNGAAVSHQYKSSQNNGKMADENRRDRSRSRSPNRKSRWE, encoded by the exons ATGGTCACTGCTGCAACTGCCTCATCAACTGGTATACGATATGCACCAGAAGATCCCACTCTCCCAAAACCATGGATAGGTTTGGTTGATGGCAGTACAGGTTATGTTTACTTTTGGAATCCAGAGACTGATGTAACTCAGTATGAGAGACCTGTAGCTCCTTCGATGGCAAGTTTTGTTCCATCtcacaaatctttgagttcatcgGTTCAAAAATCGTCCCATGGCAATCGCAATAATGGTGATGCTGATGATGATAAATATATCAAAGTTAGCAATGGTGGGAATGGTCCAGTAAAAAATGCCTCCGGCTCTGGAAGTTATCAG ACTGCCAGGATCAGATCAGATTATTTGCAAAATTCATCAAATGGGAAAACCAATTCTGGACATGGATCATATACTTCTAATGGTGCTGATAGCAGTTTGTCTGCTGAGTCTTTTCGTATCCAACATGAAATTACAGTTACT GGAGATCTGGAAATCCAACCTTTCACCACTTTTGAAGCCACTGGTTTTCCTCCTGAGATTTTAAGGGAG GTACGACATGCTGGTTTTTCTGTGCCGACTCCCATCCAGGCACAGACATGGCCTATTGCTCTGCAAGGTCGTGATATTGTAGCCATTGCCAAGACAGGCTCGGGAAAAACTTTGGGTTACTTGATTCCAGGTTTTATTCATCTGAAGCAATTGCGTAACAATCCTATGGTAGGACCAACAGTTTTGGTGTTGTCTCCAACAAGAGAGTTGGCAACTCAGATACTAGATGAAGCTGTGAAGTTTGGAAGATCATCTAAGATAACTTGCACA TGCTTATATGGAGGCGCACAAAAAGGCCCTCAGCTGAGAGACCTATTCAGGGGTGTAGATATCGTGGTCGCTACTCCTGGTCGTTTGAATGATATTTTGGAATCGAGAAAAGTTAGTCTCCGTCAAGTTTCATATTTGGTGTTAGATGAGGCAGACCGAATGCTGGACATGGGATTTGAACCCCAGATAAGGAAAATTGTGAAGGAAGTTCCTTCTCACAGGCAAACCCTGATGTACACTGCTACATGGCCAAAGGAGGTGCGCAGAATTGCTGCTAATCTATTGGTTAACCCTATTCAGGTTAACATTGGCAGCGTCGACGAACTGGCTGCAAACAGTGCAATAACACAG CATGTTGAAGTTCTGTCATCAGGGCATAAGTTGAGGCGCCTAGAACAGATACTAAGATCTCAAGAACCAGGATCGAAGGTTATTATTTTCTGTTCTACCAAGAAAAAGTGCAACCAACTTGCTGGTGCTCTAGCCCAACAATTTGTAGCTGCGGCAATACATGGAGACAAATCTCAGGCTGAGAGGGATCATGTCTTGACTCAGTTTCGCACAGGACGAACCCCAGTGCTTGTAGCTACTGATGTCGCTGCCCGTGGCCTGGACATCAAGGATATCAA GGTGGTGATAAATTATGACTTCCCGAATGGAATAGAGGACTATGTTCACAGAATAGGAAGAACTGGGCGGGCAGGTGCCACTGGAGTGGCTTATACATTTTTCTGTAGCGATGATGCTAAGCACGCGGCTGCTTTAGTCAAGCTTTTGGAAGGAGCAAATCAACATGTCTCAGTTGAAATTCGTGATATGGCCGCCTCACGGGGTGGTGTAGCAGGAAAATCCAGGCACCAGTTTGGTTCAGGCCCTAGAAGGCTTAATGATTCTACCCTTGGTGAACGAAACGGGGCAAGGAGTTCTTTTGGAATGTCAGTGTTGGCGGATAACAGGGGTGGTGGTCGTGATTCTGACTACAGACATGATAG AAATGGTGCCGCTGTGAGCCACCAATACAAGAGCTCTCAAAATAATGGCAAAATGGCTGATGAAAATAGAAGAGACAGAAGTCGCAGTAGATCCCCAAACCGGAAGTCAAGATGGGAGTGA